TATCATTATTCACTTTTATAATTTTTTATATTTTATTTGTTAAAACAATTCAATCTAAACAAACAATCGGATTTAACTTCTCTTTTTTGCCTAAAATTAATTCCTTTATCAGAAATCCATTCTTTTCAACTTTTATTTTTTCCAAAAAGTTTTCTTGAATTTCAAAATTTCCAGATTTTTCAATATCCTTCCAATTTACAAAGATATTTTTTTTCTGAAAATTATTTTCCATATTAAAATTTTCAATTTTATTATTTTCACGAATTTCTTTCAAATACTCCTGACCCTTTTTATTAAAGCCTAAAATTCTTACATAATTTATTTCAAAATCCATCATATCAGCTTTTATATTTAATAAAATATTCAAAATAATCCGTTCTACACGTTTATTCGATAAATTTCTAGATTTTGTATTTTTCAAAAATTCTATATATTTTTGCGAATTCAACATTGTTCCGTATATTCTAGCATAAATTTCTTCAGTTATATCATATATTTCCATTATTTTTTCTGTCAAAATCTTATATTTTACAATTTTAAAGATTTCTTCCTTTATTTTATCTCCACTAAATCTGTTATTTATCTTCCATTCCAAACTTTTAAAAATAATGTCAAATGATTTTTCTGGTAAAAATTTCTGAATTTCTTCTAGTTTTAAAAAGATTCTTTCTTCTGTTTTTACATTTTTCAAACTTTCTAAATCTATTTTTTCCCTAATATTTTGCTTTTTCTCAAAATTATAATTTTTTTTAACAATTTCTTTTGAATTTTCTACTCCTCTATCTTTTAAAAAACTACATTTTTTTTCAATAATAGAATTTTTTATTTTTTCAAAATCAAATTTTTCTTCAGAAAATTTATCCAAAATCTTTTCCAGCTCATTTCTCAAAAACGAAGCACTAGCAAACTCTTCCCTATCCTCAGAAACGTTCTCTTCATTATATTCTGAAATTTCTCTTTTTATAATATACGGTTTTATTTTAAGATTGCTATTTTCTATCTCACGCATATATTCCAGAGCCAAAATATTATTTGACTTCACAATTCCATCTAAATTATATTCCTTTAATGCCAGTCTTTGAGAAGTGCTGTAACTGTTGCCTTTTTTCATATATTCCATAAGCTTGTCCTTATAATCCTGCCTTTTCTGCAGTTCAAGCACTTTTTGCAAAACCTCAATATTTTCCTCTTCCGCTCCAAAAACCTGAATATCTATACCCAAATAATCCAAAATTTTTGTTGCCATCCTTGAAAAAATTTCCGCATTCTGAATTGAATAATAAAGTGGCAACTCCACAACTAAGTCAACTCCGCATCCTAAGCTAGCATGTGTTTTCTCCCACTTATCCAAAAACGAAATTTCTCCCCGCTGAACAAAATCTCCGCTTATCACTACTACAATCAAGACATCTTCACCAAATATCTCTTTAATTTTCCTGATTTGATACAAATGTCCATTGTGAAATGGATTATATTCAGCCACAATTCCTATTTTCAACAATTTTCTCTCCTAAAAACTTTTCTTACATTATATATATTATACCATATATCAAGATGATTTTTATAAGTTTTTTCAATTTTATTATAAAATTTCTTTAAATTTATACTTTAAAATTCCTCTATTGAAATATCTTATAGAAAATTATATAATAAACTCAAAAACTAAAGGAGAACACCAATGAAAATACACTTTATATTACACGAAGCATTTGAAGCGCCAGGAGCTTATCTTGCTTGGGCAGCACTTTCTGGACACGATATTTCCACAACAAAAGTATATCAATATGAAAAGTTGCCTGAAAATACAGATTCATTAGATTTTTTGATAGTGATGGGCGGACCGCAGAGTCCTATTGGAGATAACAGCGAGTTTCCCTATTTTGATGCAAAAGCTGAAATTGAATTAATTAGAAAGGCTGTAAAGGCAAATAAATTTGTAGTTGGAGTATGTCTTGGCGCTCAATTGCTGGGAGAAGCATTTGGTGGAAAAACAGAAAAAAGCCCTTTCCGTGAAATAGGAAATTTTCTAATTGAACTGACAAAAGACGGACTGAAAGACGATAAAATAAAGCATTTTGGAAAACAAGCTACTGTAGGGCATTGGCATAGTGATATGCCAGGATTAACAGATACTGCAAAAGTCTTGGCAGCAAGTAAAGGGTGTCCACGCCAGATTATAAAATACAGCGAAAAACATTATGGCTTTCAATGTCATCTCGAATTTACAAAAGCTCTAACTGAATTATTAATAGATTCAGATAAAACTCTTGAGCAGGATAGCCAAACTTTACCTTTTGTTCAATCTTCTCAAACAATACGTAACAATAGCTATGATGAAATGAATAATCTTCTTTATGAATTTTTATATAAACTTACAAAAAAATAAAATAAAATAAACGTATTGAAATCAGTCAAATTTAGGCTAAAATATTGTTTAAATCTTGTTTTTAAAATATTTTAAGATATAATTGTAGTAAAAGTAATTTGAAACAAAAAATTTAGGAGGTTTTATTATGAAAAAATTATTTTTTTCGATTTTTTTAATGTTTTGTATCAACGTTTTTTCCAATGTAAATTATAATGTTTTTGTAATTATGGATAACAATGCAGCTAAAAATGTGGAAAACATTTCAAAAGGGCTTAAAGATGCAGGAATTGAAAGCCTTTATTCCAAAGGATATGCAGTCCATCTGACTCTTTACCTTACAGAATATAAGCCTGAAGCACTAAAAACAATAAAGGATACTGTCAATAAGATTGCAAATCGGACAAAATCCTTTGATATAGAATTTTACAGATTAAGAAAAACTGGCGGAAACTGGTTTATGCTTGATGCTCAAAACAATGAAGCTATACAACAGCTTGCAGATGAAATAACAGTCAGCTTAAACAAATATCGTGCAAAGGACGCAAAAGTTCCCGACTGGGCAAAATCTATTCCTGAAAAAGTAAAATCCTTTAATTTGTACGGCTCTCCAAACGTATTTACAAGTTTTGATCCGCACATAACTTTACTTACTCCAGAAGATTCAGCAAAAATAGATGCATTTACTTCAAAATATGATTTTAAACCTTTCAAATCTAAAGTCATTGGTATAGGAATCGCTCAAGTTGACGATTTGGGGCAAGCAAAAAATATAATTTATTCGGTAAAATTTAAAAAATAAAAAAGGAAAAAATTCTATGAAAAAACTTGAAAATTATGAACAAATACTTAATAAAATAAAAGAAGAAGAATATTTTTTATTATACGTTTCAATGAATAATTGCAGCGTTTGTCAGGTTGATATGCCAAAAGTTGAGAAAATTGTTAATGAACAAAATTTCCCCGCTTATTATATCAAAGCATCTGAAATTCCTGAAGCTGTTGGGCAATTAAGTCTATTTTCAGTCCCAGTAGTTATTCTATTTTATAAAGGCAGAGAGATACACAGACAAGCTAAAATTATTGATTTTGACGAATTAAATTATAGAATTGAACAGATTATATAAAAAATAATCAAAGCTAACTAAAATATTTATTAAACATTGTTTTTAGATTTTTTTAAGGTATAATGATAATAAATAAAAGTAATCTAAAATAGAAATTCCAGGAGGCTTTATTATGATAAAAAAAATATTTTTTTTAGCTTTCATACTACTTTGTTTTAATATTTTTTCCAATGCCGATTACAGTACTTCTAATGACGAGGCTAACGTTTCTGCTTCAGATCAAAATTTTAATAATCTAGACATTGGTTCAGTATTCTTAATTATTATTGTAGGAGCAATCTTATTTGAATATTTTGGTTCCAATTCCAGTTCAAATGAAAATTATAACGTTTTCATAATTATGGATAATCGTGCAACTAAAAATATTAAAAATATTTCAAAAAAATTAGAGGAAAATGCAATTGAAAACCTTTATACACAAGGATATGTTATACATGTAACATTATATCTTACAAAATATGAAAAAAATTCTCTATATAAAATCAAGGAAACTGTCGAGAAAATTGCAAGCCAGACAAAATCGTTTGATATGGAATTTTACAAGTTAGAAAAAACAGAAAGAAAAACGCTTGCAGTTTATGCCAAAAATAATCAAAATATTCAGCAGCTTGCAGATGAAATTACAGTCAACCTAACTAAATACCGTAAGAAAGACATAAAAACGCCTGAGTGGGTAAAATACTTTCCTGAAAAAGAAAAATTGTTCAATTTATATGGCTCTCCGGATGTGTTTATAAACTTTAATCCGCATGTAACCTTGCTTACTCAGGAAAATTCATCCAAAATAAATTCATTTATCTCAAATTATACTTTTACTCCCTTCAAAACTAAAGCAATTAGTATAGGAATTGGTAAGGCAAATAACTCAGGGCATACAAAAGAGATAATTTATTCACAAAGTTTAACCGGCTAATTGAAATATGCTCAAACTCCTTTTTTACATAAAATTTAATGTAAGTTACCGAATAAAAGAGCTGGAAAAATAATTAAAATAAATCAAAAGGGAATCATTTCTAACTTTTAACAAAAAACTAGAACCAATTCCCTTAATTTTATTTACCTAGTAATTTTAACCCATAAGATCTAAAAATTCCTTCAGCTTTTTCAACTAATTCTCTCGTTGGTGTTGGAGTGTCTTTCAGTTTATATTCTTTCCCAACTTTTTCCCATTTATACTGCCCCATTTGGTGAAATGGCAAAACATCTACTCTTTCCACATTCTTTAACTGGGAAGTAAACTTTGCCCACTCATGTAAATCATTTTCATCATCAGAATATCCAGGAACTAACACATATCTTAGCCAAGTCGGCTTATTAATCTCATTCAAATATTTTGCAAATTTTAATGTATTATCAAGCTCCACTGAAGTCAATATTTTATATTTTTCAGGATTTATGTGCTTAATATCAAGCAGAACCATATCAACAAGCTCAAGCACCTGTTTTGCCTTATCAGAGAAAATATATCCGGATGTATCAAGTGCCGTTTGAATCCCATTTTCACGACAAAGCTTAAACAGCTCCATCAAAAATTCAGGCTGCATTAAAGGTTCTCCTCCAGAAACTGTAACTCCTCCAGTCTTTATAAATCCTTTTACTTTCAAAATCTCCTTCATAACTTCCTGTGCAGTCATTACCATTTTTTTATCTTTAATTTCCCAAGTATCAACATTATGGCAATACAGACATCTAAGCGGACACCCCTGTAAAAATAGCACAAATCTAATTCCTGGCCCATCTTTAGTCCCAAATGATTCAAACGAATGTATATACCCTTTCACTTCCATATCAATTTCTCTCTTTCTTTTTTTATTCAATAAATTATTCGATAACTTAAACTTTATTTTATACTAAACCTCGTTTAAAAATGAGAATAAATTTTTATAATAGGATTCTCCAATAGCTAATTCATAACTATTCAATTTTTTTATTTTTCATTTTCGTAGGATTGCTCATTGCCGCAAATCCTACAACCTATGGCTAGTCTACGACATTTTCCTGCACTGACAAAAAACTCGCTATGCTCAAACAGTTTTGCCAGCACAGAAAAATGCTCCGACGGATTAGTTCGTGTTAGATTCTATTTAAAAAACGAAAATTATATCTTAAATTATTTGAAAATACTAGATTTATATCCTTTATTAGAAAAATTTATAATAAATTCGTTATTTAAATGGGTTTTAGTATTAAACGGAGTTTAGTATAAATTATCATATAATAGAAAAGAATGCCGCATAACTCATATTTTATGAAACTATGCGACATTTCTCATATTAGTTGAAAATTATCGGTTAATTTTCAGATTTTTTATCAATTTTAAATTACATTTTATTTGATATTGTTCTGTTAATTACATCTAATTGTTGTTCTTTAGTCAATTTAACGAAGTTTACTGCATATCCAGAAACTCTGATTGTTAATTGAGGATAATTTTCAGGATGTTCCATTGCATCTTCCAACAATTCTCTTCCGAATACGTTTACATTCAAGTGATGTCCTGTTTGATTGAAATATCCATCCATTAATCCAACTAGGTTAGTTTGTTTTTCATTTGAATTTTTACCTAATGTTTCTGGTGTAATTGCGAATGTGTAAGAAATTCCATCGTTTGCATCTTCAAATGGGATTTTGGCTACTGACGCAAGTGAAGCAACAGCTCCTCTTGTATCTCTTCCATGCATAGGGTTTGCTCCTGGTCCAAATGGTGCTCCAGCTCTTCTTCCATCAGGAGTATTTCCTGTTTTCTTACCATATACTACGTTTGAAGTAATTGTTAATACAGATTGTGTAGGAGTTGCATCTCTGTACATTTTATGAGTTCTTAATTTGTTCATAAATCTTCTTGTAATGTCTACTGCAAACTGATCTGTCGCATCGTCATTATTTCCGAATGGAACATAATCTTTTTCATTGATATAATCAACTGCATCCCCTTCTTCATCTCTTACAACTTTTACTTTACCATATTTAATAGCTGCCAATGAATCTGCAATAATTGATAATCCTGCAATTCCAAATGCTTCTGTTCTTCTGATATGAACATCATGCAATGCCATTTCTAATGCTTCATAAGAATATTTATCATGCATATAGTGAATAATATTCAATGATTTAACATAAGTTGAAGCTAACCAGTCTAATACTTTATCAAGTTTTTCCCATACTTCATCAAATTCAAGATATTCGCTCTTAATTGGCTCAAATTGTCCTTCTGGAGTTACTTGTATTTTTAATTTTTCATCTTTTCCACCATTAATTGCATATAATAATGCTTTTGGCAAGTTTACTCTTGCTCCAAA
This is a stretch of genomic DNA from Leptotrichia hofstadii. It encodes these proteins:
- a CDS encoding 2'-5' RNA ligase family protein; the protein is MKKLFFSIFLMFCINVFSNVNYNVFVIMDNNAAKNVENISKGLKDAGIESLYSKGYAVHLTLYLTEYKPEALKTIKDTVNKIANRTKSFDIEFYRLRKTGGNWFMLDAQNNEAIQQLADEITVSLNKYRAKDAKVPDWAKSIPEKVKSFNLYGSPNVFTSFDPHITLLTPEDSAKIDAFTSKYDFKPFKSKVIGIGIAQVDDLGQAKNIIYSVKFKK
- a CDS encoding 2'-5' RNA ligase family protein codes for the protein MIKKIFFLAFILLCFNIFSNADYSTSNDEANVSASDQNFNNLDIGSVFLIIIVGAILFEYFGSNSSSNENYNVFIIMDNRATKNIKNISKKLEENAIENLYTQGYVIHVTLYLTKYEKNSLYKIKETVEKIASQTKSFDMEFYKLEKTERKTLAVYAKNNQNIQQLADEITVNLTKYRKKDIKTPEWVKYFPEKEKLFNLYGSPDVFINFNPHVTLLTQENSSKINSFISNYTFTPFKTKAISIGIGKANNSGHTKEIIYSQSLTG
- a CDS encoding thioredoxin family protein, with amino-acid sequence MKKLENYEQILNKIKEEEYFLLYVSMNNCSVCQVDMPKVEKIVNEQNFPAYYIKASEIPEAVGQLSLFSVPVVILFYKGREIHRQAKIIDFDELNYRIEQII
- a CDS encoding type 1 glutamine amidotransferase — protein: MKIHFILHEAFEAPGAYLAWAALSGHDISTTKVYQYEKLPENTDSLDFLIVMGGPQSPIGDNSEFPYFDAKAEIELIRKAVKANKFVVGVCLGAQLLGEAFGGKTEKSPFREIGNFLIELTKDGLKDDKIKHFGKQATVGHWHSDMPGLTDTAKVLAASKGCPRQIIKYSEKHYGFQCHLEFTKALTELLIDSDKTLEQDSQTLPFVQSSQTIRNNSYDEMNNLLYEFLYKLTKK
- a CDS encoding tRNA(Met) cytidine acetate ligase is translated as MLKIGIVAEYNPFHNGHLYQIRKIKEIFGEDVLIVVVISGDFVQRGEISFLDKWEKTHASLGCGVDLVVELPLYYSIQNAEIFSRMATKILDYLGIDIQVFGAEEENIEVLQKVLELQKRQDYKDKLMEYMKKGNSYSTSQRLALKEYNLDGIVKSNNILALEYMREIENSNLKIKPYIIKREISEYNEENVSEDREEFASASFLRNELEKILDKFSEEKFDFEKIKNSIIEKKCSFLKDRGVENSKEIVKKNYNFEKKQNIREKIDLESLKNVKTEERIFLKLEEIQKFLPEKSFDIIFKSLEWKINNRFSGDKIKEEIFKIVKYKILTEKIMEIYDITEEIYARIYGTMLNSQKYIEFLKNTKSRNLSNKRVERIILNILLNIKADMMDFEINYVRILGFNKKGQEYLKEIRENNKIENFNMENNFQKKNIFVNWKDIEKSGNFEIQENFLEKIKVEKNGFLIKELILGKKEKLNPIVCLD
- the pflA gene encoding pyruvate formate-lyase-activating protein produces the protein MKGYIHSFESFGTKDGPGIRFVLFLQGCPLRCLYCHNVDTWEIKDKKMVMTAQEVMKEILKVKGFIKTGGVTVSGGEPLMQPEFLMELFKLCRENGIQTALDTSGYIFSDKAKQVLELVDMVLLDIKHINPEKYKILTSVELDNTLKFAKYLNEINKPTWLRYVLVPGYSDDENDLHEWAKFTSQLKNVERVDVLPFHQMGQYKWEKVGKEYKLKDTPTPTRELVEKAEGIFRSYGLKLLGK